Sequence from the Acidimicrobiales bacterium genome:
CAATGGAGCCCCTCCGGGGAGGAGGGGAGGACACGATTCCTCAAAAGGGGTGCTCAGTGAACCGAACCGCCGCAATGGAGCCCCTCCGGGGAGGAGGGGAGGACCCGCTGCTCTCGCCGATGGGTTCACCGTCGACGGCCGGCCGCAATGGAGCCCCTCCGGGGAGGAGGGGAGGACTCGTAGGACACCTCACTCGCCTCGGTCGGGAACGCCGGCCGCAATGGAGCCCCTCCGGGGAGGAGGGGAGGACCCGTCCCCGGTCATGAACGCCTTCTCCTCGGTGACGCCGCCGCAATGGAGCCCCTCCGGGGAGGAGGGGAGGACCGGGAGAGATGGCGTATTCGTTCCTCATCAGCGACGGGCCGCAATGGAGCCCCTCCGGGGAGGAGGGGAGGACCCCTCAGTCTGCTCGCAACAGGAGATCGACGCATGACCGGCCGCAATGGAGCCCCTCCGGGGAGGAGGGGAGGACGCAGCGGGCCGGCAAGATGCAGGGCGGCGCTGGAGGCGCCGCAATGGAGCCCCTCCGGGGAGGAGGGGAGGACCAGGAGTTCATCGCCGCCGGTGGCAACACCTCCGAGGCGTTGCCGCAATGGAGCCCCTCCGGGGAGGAGGGGAGGACTACCTGGGCGTCACCAAGATCCCCACCGACCTCGTGGAGCCGCAATGGAGCCCCTCCGGGGAGGAGGGGAGGACGAGAGACTGACCGCATGCGCTGCCCGCGACTGCAGCCAACTGCCGCAATGGGAGCCCCTCCGGGAGGAGGGGAGGACCTGAGCAGACTGACCGCATGCGCTGCCGCGGAGCTGCACCACCGCCACAATGGAGCCCCTCCGGGGAGGAGGGGAGGACCTCAGTGACGCTGTCGGTCGCGAACCCGCCGGATCTCGCCGCAATGGAGCCCCTCCGGGGAGGAGGGGAGGACTCACCGATTGCCCCACCCGTTCGGCGGGTTCATCGCGTCGCCGCAATGGAGCCCCTCCGGGGAGGAGGGGAGGACCAGGCCTTCGAGATCCCGTTCACCAACACCGGCGACGTGCCGCAATGGAGCCCCTCCGGGGAGGAGGGGAGGACGGTGTGGCCCCGGTGCGCTGGCCTTGGACGCGGGTGCCGCAATGGAGCCCCTCCGGGGAGGAGGGGAGGACACGCCCTTGAGGGTTTCCATCGCCTGCGTGCCAGCCGCGCCGCAATGGAGCCCCTCCGGGGAGGAGGGGAGGACTCGAATCGGAGCCGGGCCATTAGCTCGGGTCCCTGCCGCAATGGAGCCCCTCCGGGGAGGAGGGGAGGACGAACTGCTGATGTTCGGCCTGGCGGTCGCCCATCAGCGCCGCAATGGAGCCCCTCCGGGGAGGAGGGGAGGACTCGACCAGTCGACGTCGAGTCGCCGACGTGTCACCGATGCCGCAATGGAGCCCCTCCGGGAGGAGGGAGGACTCGACCAGTCGACGTCGAGCGCCGACGGTGCCACCGATGCCGCAATGGAGCCCCTCCGGGGAGGAGGGGAGGACCCCCGCAACCATCCTGCGGGCACCTGGATCGCGGGTCCGCCGCAATGGAGCCCCTCCGGGGAGGAGGGAGGGCCTCGCCCATGCCGATCGGAACCGGCGCCGGCAAGGTCCGGCCGCAATGGAGCCCCTCCGGGGAGGAGGGGAGGACCAGAGCGGCAGGCGGCGACCGACCTCGCGGCCACCGTGCGCAGCCGCAATGGAGCCCCTCCGGGGAGGAGGGGAGGACCCAGCAGACCGACCAATGCAGCGCCAGCGTCCATGCGGCCGCGACGGAGCCCCTGCAGGGAGGAGGGGAGGACATCCGCGAGGTTGGAGTCCGGTGGCGTGGTGACCGCCAGCCGCAATGGGAGCCCCTCCGGGGAGGAGGGGAGGACCGGATACGTCAGGCTCGGCACGGCCGGGGCCGGTGTTGCCGCAATGGAGCCCCTCCGGGGAGGAGGGGAGGACCGAGCGATCTCGGTGGCTCCGCGCAGCCGGAGAACCAGCCGCAATGGAGCCCCTCCGGGGAGGAGGGGAGGACCCGCTGCTGAGCATTCCGAAGCAGCGGGTGGGTTGTTGCCGCAATGGAGCCCCTCCGGGGAGGAGGGGAGGACCAGAGCGGCAGCGGCCCCAGCCTCCACCACCCGCGGCTGCCAGCGATGGAGCCCCTCCGGGGAGGAGGGGAGGACCGAGCCGACCGACATGCAGACGCGGTAGCGTCGGCATGCGGCCGCAATGGAGCCCCTCCGGGGAGGAGGGGAGGACCGGGAGAGATGGCGTATTCGTTCCTCATCAGCGACGGGCCACTGGAGCCCCTCCGGGGAGGAGGGGAGGACCTCCCACAGTCGGCCCCGCCGGTCGATGAGCTCGCCGTAGCCGCAATGGAGCCCCTCCGGGGAGGAGGGGAGGACTCGGTGGCTCCAGTGCCACGGTTCGGGCAGGGGAGGTTGCCGCAATGGAGCCCCTCCGGGAGGAGGGGGAGGACGGCTGCCGAGAAGGAGATGACCCGATCGCCCGATCCTCGCCGCAATGGAGCCCCTCCGGGAGGAGGGGAGGACGCACGTGGGGTCGGTCCTGGTCGAGCATCGGACGTAGGCGCCGCAATGGAGCCCCTCCGGGGAGGAGGGGAGGACTTCCGCACCATCCTGCTGTTGGTCGGTCGTCAGAACGGGCCGCAATGGAGCCCCTCCGGGGAGGAGGGGAGGACGACGGAGGCCACCCCCGTTGCCGCTGGTGCCACCCCGCCGCAATGGAGCCCTCCCGGGGAGGAGGGGAGGACCCGCTGCCTCGGCCGACTGGGCTTCACCGTCGACGGCCGGCCGTGATGGAGCCCCTCCGGGGAGGAGGGAGGACTTCATCGGGTTGGGGCACGACCGAGGACCTCACCAAGGTGCCGCAATGGAGCCCCTCCGGGGAGGAGGGGAGGACGCGAGGCTCATCTGGTTCGTCCAGAACGGTCCCTGGTCGCCGCAATGGAGCCCTCCGGGGAGGAGGGGGGACACGATTCCTCAAAAGGGGTGCTCAGTGAACCGAACCGCCGCAATGGAGCCCCTCCGGGGAGGAGGGAGGACCGGTGGCGACGGTGCGCGACATGAGCCTGTCAGCGCAGCCGCAATGGAGCCCCTCCGGGGAGGAGGGGAGGACTTTCACCCTCGTGGGCGTGGACCGGGGTCAACGCCGGCCGCAATGGAGCCCCTCCGGGGAGGAGGGGAGGACATCGACTGGCGCGCTGTCGCCGCCGGCGCCGGGTGACGCCGCAATGGAGCCCCTCCGGGGAGGAGGGGAGGACCCTCTCGAACTAGTGGGAACGCCTGGCACGAGCCGAGATGCCGCGATGGAGCCCCTCCGGGAGGAGGGGAGGACGTGTCGACGCACCAGGCCGGATGCGTCGCCCGCACACGCCGCAATGGAGCCCCTCCGGGGAGGAGGGGAGGACCAAATCACCGGTCTCGATCACCCCCACCAGCGAAGCCGCAATGGAGCCCCTCCGGGGAGGAGGGGAGGACTCCCACATGCCGCTCGCCGCCGTCGAGATCGCGCTCAGGGCGAATGGAGCCCTCCGGGGAGGAGGGGGAGGACCGTGTACCGGGGGATCGTGACCAGTGAACGGGACTGGTTGCCGCAATGGAGCCCCTCCGGGGAGGAGGGGAGGACCAGCAGACCGCCGGCGGTCATGCGTTCGGCGACTTCGCCGCCGCAATGGAGCCCCTCCGGGGAGGAGGGGAGGACAAGACCCGCCGCCACATCACCAACGCGACCGAACCGCTGCCGCAATGGAGCCCCTCCGGGGAGGAGGGAGGACTTGGCTGCTCCGGGATGACGGCTACCGAGGAGGTGGGACGTGCCGCAATGGAGCCCCTCCGGGGAGGAGGGGAGGACCGGGTGAGAGTCATCTCCCCCTGTAGGGTCAGGTCGAAGCCGCAATGGAGCCCGCCGGGGAGGAGGGGAGGACCGTTCCAGCCGAGCGAGTGACCGTTCGGGCAGTAGCCGCAATGGAGCCCCTCCGGGGAGGAGGGGAGGACCGTTCCAGCCGAGCGAGTGACCGTTCGGGCAGTAGCCGCAATGGAGCCCCTCCGGGGAGGAGGGGAGGACCGTTCCAGCCGAGCGAGTGACCGTTCGGCAGTAGCCGCAATGGGAGCCCCTCCGGGGAGGAGGGGAGGACCAGGCGAGAGCGATTCCCATGTGGCCTGATCGGGTCCGGGCCGCAATGGAGCCCCTCCGGGGAGGAGGGGAGGACATCGACTGCTCGCATCCAACCGAGCCGACGTCAAGCAAGCCGCAATGGAGCCCCTCCGGGGAGGAGGGGAGGACCGGTGCTGGCGGACTCCCCAGTGGGGTACTGGAAGCTGCCGCAATGGAGCCCCTCCGGGGAGGAGGGGAGGACGGGCAGACAACGTGCCGGAGCATTGAGCCGTGCCCTACAGCCGCGATGGAGCCCCTCCGGGGAGGAGGGGAGGACCGTTGCGCTTGTGGGAAGCCCCGACGGTGCCCCGGTGCCGCAATGGAGCCCCTCCGGGGAGGAGGGGAGGACGGGGCACGACCACCGACCTCACCCCGACCAAGCCGCGCCGCAATGGAGCCCCTCCGGGGAGGAGGGGAGGACTCGCCACAGGTGATCCACCGCAGCTTCGACACACCGGGCCGCAATGGAGCCCCTCCGGGGAGGAGGGGAGGACATGCGATCTCACTCGACACGCGGAACGGCCGCCCTGCGCCGCAATGGAGCCCCTCCGGGGAGGAGGGGAGGACGCCGTCCACGACCTCTTCGACACCCTCGCCGAGTGCATGCCGCAATGGAGCCCCTCCGGGGAGGAGGGGAGGACATGTTCCCGAGCGAGGTCCGCATCGAGCTGGACGGCCGGCCGCAATGGAGCCCCTCCGGGGAGGAGGGGAGGACCTCGCTCATCGCATCGTCGGAGATCCCGGGGAGCAGGGTGCCGCAATGGAGCCCCTCCGGGGAGGAGGGGAGGACCGGTCGCCACGAACGTCCCCATCGCATTGACCCAACCGCCGCAATGGAGCCCCTCCGGGGAGGAGGGGAGGACCGGCAAGGCACACACGAGATCGCCGACGACGATCTGCGGCCGCAATGGAGCCCCTCCGGGGAGGAGGGGAGGACCGTTGCGCTACGCAAGGCCGTCCGCATGCAGCGAGGCGCCGCAATGGAGCCCCTCCGGGGAGGAGGGGAGGACAGTACGCCGAAGCGTGCGACGAGGCCGCCGAGGCAGAGCCGCAATGGAGCCCCTCCGGGGAGGAGGGGAGGACCGCGAGCTCGCATCGCCGGCCATGCTCGCGCCCGCTGTCATCGCCGTAGCCGCAATGGAGCCCCTCCGGGGAGGAGGGGAGGACCACTCGCAGTTTTCGTACCCGCTGAGCAGGCGTTTCGCGGGTAGTTGCGAGCGGTGTGGAGCGAAAGGCGCTTGTCGTCGAAGCTTCTGGGTTGTCAAGTATCGAAACCTGGTCCTGACCTGCGGGCGAGTGGAGCCCGGGCTCGAGCCTGGCACCGCACCGCTCGCAGCGGTCAGATGATCGTCGCCCCCGAGTCTGGAAGATCGGGGCGGACCCCCAGGAATGTGAATCCGATGGTGGTCTGTCGGCTGAGTTCACCCATGTCGAGTATCGCCACGGAATCCTCCATCGGATTGATCTCGTCATCGAGATCCCAGCGCAGGCGTACGAGCTCGGACGGGTTGAGGTCGCAGACGTACACCGAGTACTGCAGACGGTCGCCGAAGCCGCTGACGACCTGGAACACCCGCCGAAGCCGGCCTTCGCTGCGGATGTCGTACATCACAAGATAGCGCCGTCGAGCCATGGCTCACCGAGTCACGAACGCGACGTACTCGTCGATCTCCCCGAGCAGAAGTGCTCCTAGGAGTCGAGCCTGGACCTCGAGCACCCGCCGGTAGGTGATCCGGTACTTGAAGATGGGATGGGTCACCTCGGTATCGAGGCGCCGCTCGAACGCGCGGGTGACGGTTCGACGTCCCTCGCGGGTGAGGCTGACGCCACCGGCCCGCACTACGAAGTCCGATGGACCCAGCTCCCCGTTGTTCACCAGTGTGAGAACCATCGACTCGACGACAAGAGGGCGGAACTCCTCGGCCAGGTCAAGCGCGAGCGCAGGCCGCCCGTAGCGCGGGCGGTGGTAGAAGCCGAGGTAGGGATCGAAACCCACGGCGAGGGTCGTGACCGTCAGCTCCTTGGTCAGCAGCGAGTAGCCATAGGAGAGCAGGCAGTTGATCGCATCTCGTGGGGGCCGACGGTTCCGCTGGGCGAAGTCGAACAGCCCGCCGGGCAGGTCACCGGAGGACTTGAGCATTGTGGGGAACGCTTCGAAGTACAGGCGGGCGGCCGCGCCCTCGATTCCGAGCAACGTCTCGACGCTCGCTGCCTCGGCCGCCTGATCGGCTAGCACCTTCAGTGACCCGATGGTGGTATCCGGCTTCGGCCGGGCGTTCCTGCGCACCAGGGTCCGAGAGTTGCGGATCTTGCCCTCGATCACGCGCCGAGCTATCGCAAGGCCGCCTTGAGCCGCGACGATGACCTGTTGCCTCCGCAGTTCGACATGCTTGCTCGGCAGCCCGTGGGCCATGCCGCTGAACCATCCGCCGTAGCTGAAGAAGCACACCGGCACGTCCTCGGCCATCAGCTCCCGCAACAGCTGGGTACTCACCTGCACGCTCCCGTGCACGCAGAGCTGGGACACGTCGATGAGCCGAACCGATGCCAGACGCTCTCGGTCCTTGCTGATGACGACGCGACCCTTGGACTTGGTCACCCAGGTGCCCTGCTCGGTCACGTGGAGGGGGCGAGCATCATCGGCGCCGGGCATCAGACGCCGAGCCGTCCTGTTGGTGCGCTCGGCGAGCACGTTGGTCTCATCAGGGAGGCAGAGACCCACGAGGGAGCAGCGAGGACACTTTGGGCTATCGACGAGCGGCGGTGGAGGGGTGCCTTCGGCGGCGACCTCGCGCAACTGGTGGAGTCGGCTGGTGGTCAGCTGGATGAGGTCCTCGTCGAAGTCGATCCGAACACGCCGGCGACTCGCGGCGAAGTAGAGCATCCCGTGATCGCAGTCATAGCCAGCCTCCTGGAGCAGGAGACCGACCGCGCAGAGCTGCACCCGCTCGGGCTCCCATGCGCCCTCGGCGAGGTCGGGAGCGCGTCCCTTCTTGTGGTCGACCGGTACGACCTTGCCGTCGGCGCCGGCCTCGACGAGGTCGGCCTTGGCGACGATGCCCAGGTTCGGACTCGACAACGACAGTGAGCGAGCGACCTTGAACGGCTCCTCGTCGTCCGGCAACGGAGCTCTTCCCTCCTCACGGTCAACGGCCCGATGAGCCCATGCGCCCTCGACGGTGTCTGTGTTGTCGGCGAACCGGGACTGGACCCACTCGAGGAAGAACAGCCGCGGGCAGTAGCAGAACTCGTTGAGCATCCGCGCCGGTACCAGCTCCGGAACATCGGTGTCGGTGTCGCCCGCCATCAAGCCCTCAAATCGTCGTGGCTGGCCCGAAGCTGCCGTAGCCGCCCTGATCAGATCGTCGGATTCGGCACTGCAGCAACGCTGAGACGCCGACAGATCTGCGGGTGAGCATCCGAGAGGCCGGGAAGATCCCGACGCGAGATCAGGGCTGCCACCGCTGGCGCGGTGAGGTGGTCACGCCACAGTGGCCAGGTGAACGAACCAACCTTCCAGCCATGGCTGCATCCCGTCGTCACGACCTGTCCACCCTCGATTGACACGGGCAAGAACCGAAGGCCCAAGAAACCGAGCCACTCGGCGCCCGGGACCCCGGTCTTCTTCACAGATGAGGGTGCTGGCCCGGACAGCGCATGGATCCTCTCGCCCCGCGCGTCCCAGCCAAGAACCGGTAGCTCGGATTCATACCGCCACGGTCCTTGGAGCGCCTCCTCGAACATCTCCGCTGTCGAAGTTGTCACGAAGCTCGCGGAGCATCATAAGAAACAGCTGGCGTCCTGCCGTGAAGTGCAGGTGGGTCGGCTTCGAGTCGCCCTTCCCAGCAACCCCTCCCTCCGCGACTAGGGCGCTGTGCAGCCGCAGGTCGGCATCACTCTCGGGCGTCGACGCCGCCTCGACAGCATCGATCCACTCCCGAAGTTGGTCCTGGGTGACCTTGAGGTCGACGAAGGGGTCATCAGCGGGCCATGCGAGGACCGGTGAGGCCCGCCAGTGGTCGAGGTCGACCCGGCACATCTCGATGAGCTCCTCGACTTCGGAGGGCCCTTCGATGACGGCAGAGGGGTCCACATCCTCACTCCAGCGAAGGGTCGGCCGGGTACCGTCGAGGTGACGGGTCGCCACGTCGAGCGCGCCGAGCGCGGCAAGGAAGCCCCCCGGGTTCTGACCCCGAAGGGGTCTGAGCTCGATCTCAGCCATGTGCACTGCTCCGATCGTTCGTCATCGAGCGGGTTTCAAACTCGGAGCGACGGTGATCGCCGAGTCGGAGAATGGCCTCCAACCACGCGAGATGGAACCAGCCGTACTCTCGGTTCAGGTCGGCGAACCGGTCGGGTGCTCCGGCACCCGCATGATCAAGTCCGTGGTCCGACCGAGCGGTCATCTGGATGTCGTCCATCTCGACGTCGATGTCGACTGGTGACGGATCGACCGAAGGCGGAGCGAAAGGCCGGCACCAGCCATGGTGGCTCGCAACCAGGTGAGCCACCAGATCGGGCCGAGCGGACGCCTCGATTGGTACTTCGCCGAGAGCGAGGCTGGTGAGTTCGTGGCGGGCACCCTTTGGATATCCACTCCGGTCGGTGGCGCCGCGACGGGCTGTCGTGGCTGGTGAGTTTTTCGACTTGGCTAGGAGGGGCGCTCCAGCGGCAGCAACCTCATCTCCGTGGTGCAGGAGCACCTGGAAGCGTGTGTCCGCCTTGCCCAGGTCGTGGAGCCGCCCTGCGAGCTCAAGCAACTCCGAGTAGCTACCTTCGAGGCCAAGGCCCTCGGCCAGGTATCTGCTCCAGTTGCCAACCCCCTGTAGGTGTTCCTGCAAGCCGACGCCAGCTCCGGTGAAGGAGCTTGCCTCCATCTCTGGGTCGGTGTTGGAAGTTGGGCCGCTGAGGATCGACGTCTCCTCGCTCTCGGGGAGCTGAGCCGACAAGATGATGGACCGTCGGTGGCTCGCATCTGCTCCGAAGCCCCCGGCAAGCGGACGTAGGACGGAGACGGAGGACCGAGGAGCTTTGATCAGCATCTCTCTCGCACGGCGGTCGTCCTCGCCGGCCCGCGAAGCGTCGATCGCCTCGACCACCTCCAGAGCAGCATTTCGTAATTCTCTCCTGGACATCTCTTGGCAGTCGTCCTCGGTTGGAAGCTCGTGGTCGCAGAACAGTGCCTCACCGTGTGGCGAAGTCATCATCCCCGGATGCAATCGAAGGATCACGCGGCGCCCCTGCTTGAGGTGGGCGCCCGTCGCGAGGTCCGATACCGGTTCGGTCCCCGCCGGATCCCAGGTGCCAGCGGTGATTCCTCCGTAGTGGCTTGGAACGACTATGACCCCGCCAGGCCGTAGCACTGCAGCTCGATCCTGATCATCCCGATCGCGGCCCGTGGATGGTCCGCGCGCGATCGGCGCTGGTGTCCCGCTCGTCCAAGAGATCCAGGGGCGTGGGCGTGTCTCCGAGTCGGAAGGCGTGTCGTCGTCCGACCCCTCGACGTCGTTGATGGGTGTGGGCGCTTGGCCATTCAGCCACTTGCGGGCAGCGTTGATCGGTACGGGGAGCATCTCGAGGGGGCTGGGTGGGCAGGCTGTCAGCCGCTCGATCATCTCGGTCCGTTCCTCGCTTTCCTCAGCGAGATGGCTCATGCGGACGATGAACTCCTCGTCCAGGTCGCTTCGCCACACGAGGTGTACGTCGGCTTGTGCAGGGCGCTCCCCGTGAAGCCACCGGCTGACGTCGGGGTCGGCTTGGATGGGATGGGAGGTCTGGGCCAGTTGGTCGAGATGAGTTGGGAGCAACCGCGGAGCGCGACCGGCCGGGGGCACGAGTGCCGTGAGTGTCTCGGGATCGGGGTCTGGGAGCAAGCCGTGCCCGAAGTCCAGCTCTGGGAGCGCTTCGAGCCACCGCCACGTCTCGCGGAGCGCGTCTCCGTAGATGGGGTCCTCGGTTCCCGGCTTGAGGTCCGACGAGCGAGCCAGGATGACGCTCATCGGCGGGGGCCCAGCCGAGGCAACCTGGCCATCGCGATCAACTCGGCCGAAGCGCTGCCGCAGGCTGTCGAGACTTGCAGCCTCGGTGATGATCGAGTCGAAGTCCAGGTCGGCGCCGGCCTCGATCGCTTGGGTGGATACCACGACCAACGATTCGTCATGTGCGTCTCGCTGTCTGCCGGTCCGGAGGCGATCCCTGTACTGGTGGAGGATTCGGTCTCGCTCAAGCGGCCTCATCCGACCCGTCAGCAGCACGACGGTGGCTCCCGAGTCTCGGAGCGCCAGGTTCACGCGTCGCGCCGTGTCGACACGGTTGACGATGACCGCAAGAGTGCGGATGCCCGCCTCGATCTGTTCTTCAGCCGCCCTGGCACAGTGACGGGCGAACCGCTCATCGGCCTTCGCCGGGTTCGCAGGAACGCTGACATCGACGAGACGGGCGGGTTTGCTAGCGGCCAACCGGCGGCTCAGCGTCGGTACCCCGGTCGTGACCAGATCATCGCCCGGGAATCTCCATGAATCGTCAACGACGTCACCTGGTGATGACAGCCCGCCGTCATCCAAGGACCGATCGGTCGGGGTGGCCGACATCTCGATCACGCCCCAGCGATTCGGCAGGTCGCCGCCGCCGGTTCTCCACTGGCGAAGAGATCTGATGGCTCCGAGCGTCTGTGCAAAAGGACGGGCCAAGTGGACTTCGTCGAGAATCCAGAGAGCGTCGTTGCCCAGCAGTCCGGCGTGCACAGGTCGCATGGAGCGACTGATCCCATAGCCACGAAACAGGAGGCGCGATCCGGCTTGGTCGATAGTCGAGGACACGATGGCCGGAACGTCTGGCCGGCGCATCCACGATTCGTCCCGAGTGGTGCCGCCGCGCAGTGGGGCAACGAGCAGCGGAGGCTCGATCATGGTGGGGGTGTCGCCGGGTGACCCATCATCTGGATCGGTCCCCGCCAGCCGCCGGAGACGATGCGCAACGTTCGCCAGCACCCCGGCGTGTGGATCTGTCGATGCGTGGTGAAGCTTCTTGGCAATGCGTTCGGCACGCTCAACCACTTGGTCGACGATGACTCTGCGATCGACCACCGTGACAACTCTCCGGGGCATCCACCTGTTCGATGGTTCGGCGGTTGCGTCGAGCGCCAGCAGGAAGATGGCGATGTCGATGATGCTCGTCTTGCCGGTGCCCGTCGGCAGGTCAAGGAGGCTTGGCAAGGCGTTCCTCGCAGAGGCTTCTGCTACCAGATCGCGCTGCCAGGGGAACGGTTGGTAGTCCCAGAGTTCCTCGAAGAAGCTGGGGAAGTCTCTCGCGTCCAACGACACCAGCGCTTGAGCACTCATCTGCTCTCCCCCAAGGGCGTGCAGAGGCCCTGGCCGAGGTACCGACCACGACCGATCATCACTGGTCCGGCGACGGGCTCGTCGAACTCGATCACCGCATGCACTGACGGCCGGGCTCCTGGTCTGGCGCCATTGTGGAACGTGGGGTGGCGTCGAACGGGTTGTGCGCCTTCGACAGGAGCGTCCGCTCTTACTTCGACCCTTCGAGGCACCGTCAAGCCGATGGCCTCACAGGCCTGCCCGATCAATGTCACGGCCTGAGCATGGCCCCGTGCGCGCCTAGCGCTGGACCCACGCCACAGCGCATCGGGGTAACGGTCGAGCACCGTCGGCGTCACGGTGGCCCAGCGTCGAGATGGATCTGCCCAGCGCTCGAAGTGCAGCGACCGCGGTCGGTCGATCCCCGGCTCGTGCCTGACCGTCCAGGTTCGCGCTTGGCCGCGCGCCCAGAGTTCTCCCGACAGGTGCCCATCGTCATCCTCGTCGTCGAGCCAGTGATTGATCGCTCGAAAGAGAAGATTCCGGTCAGGCTCGCTGCAGACCTCAGGCAAGAGGACGGCGACACCCTTGATCAGACCGTCGGCATGGCGAAAGCCAGCGAACGGGAGCGGTACGACCGCCATGTGGGGCCGCTGCGACCTGGTGGTTGATGCCTCCGACCCCTCGCGCGGCACGTGGCCGGAGATCGACTCGGGGATCGCTTCGGCGACCTCTCCCGCGTGGGCCAAGATCGCTCCACGGACGGCCTGAGCGAGAGCCAGCGAGTCTCGAACCGACAGGCGCGGTCCATCGGCCAGCGTCAGCGCAATGAAGGTGCCGTTGTGCCAGACCGAACCCGCATACGGGGCTCCCTATCCCGAGGGCTCCCGTAGCGGACGATTCGCTTGGGAAGGCTGCGTGGCTCGGAACCCTGATGGAACTCATGGAGCTCACGCAGCCGGTCGAACTGACCGGGCCCAGGGAGGCGGATGAGTGTCTCGCCATCGGCGCGCGGAACGTATGTGCCAGTTCGCTTCTCATCGATCACGCGACAGGATACGAGTGAGGAGCTGTGCCCGAGTCTTCCGACCCGGCTCAACAGCGCGTCGAGATGGGTGTGAGTCGCGTCATCCGGTGTGTGCTCAGGCCACGTGTAGGTCACGACGGGATCGGCCGGTCGAACGGTCGGGTAGGTCCGGGGCTGCTTACCACGAAGGTCGGGAAGGACGGCTAGTGCCGAGTCCGGCGCGGTCCCGCTCGCTGCTGCCTTCAGCGAGTCGGACTCTGCCTTGTCGAGCGCCTTGGTCAATTCTTTGCTCGTCCGCTCGGCGACCTTGGACATGGGACCCTGGTCGTGGGAATTGGTCGCATCGGCCGCCCGCTGCAGCTGTTCATAGGTCCGGTGCAGGTCACGACGGACGACAGTCGGATCGTTGTCGGGAACATAGTGAGTAACAACGGACCGGACGGCGACCTCGCTGGTCGCGGTGTCGGCTGTGAGGCGGCTGGATGCCACTTCTGGATCGGTGAGGGACTCGAACCATCGCAACGCTTGCTGTTCGCCGTCGTCGTGGTCGTCTCGACTCAGCCCAGGCATTGACAAGCGCGGAGTAGAGCCGCGCTGGGTGGGGCGGCCACTCGGGCTTGTTGCGGTCGTCGTAGCGAGTCGCTGTGTAGCACCCGGTGAGAAGCTCGACTTCGATGGCGAACATCACGTTGCCTCCGCTTCGTCGGCCTCTCCCGTGGCCGCAAGGGCCCTGCTTCGACGGATGAGTTCCACGAGGCGCTCGGTGGGTTGGAGCAGCACTTCCTCGTCCTGCCAGGGGAGGCCGACCGCAGTAGCTCGCTCAACAGCAGTCTGGAGCAACGCGCTTGCCTCGCTGCTGTCGAGGGAGAACGCATGGGGTTCAGTGGCTCCTCGGAGGATCAGCTCGAACTGCAGATCGTCCACCGGCACCAACACACACCGCGAGCGAAGGTCGAAACCGTTCTCGAATGCGAGCGTCATTGCGGCGAGTCCCAGCGCTGCAAGAGCGGTACGTGCGGATCCCTCGGCCTCGGTGCGGGCG
This genomic interval carries:
- the cas2 gene encoding CRISPR-associated endonuclease Cas2, with amino-acid sequence MARRRYLVMYDIRSEGRLRRVFQVVSGFGDRLQYSVYVCDLNPSELVRLRWDLDDEINPMEDSVAILDMGELSRQTTIGFTFLGVRPDLPDSGATII
- the cas1 gene encoding CRISPR-associated endonuclease Cas1; amino-acid sequence: MAGDTDTDVPELVPARMLNEFCYCPRLFFLEWVQSRFADNTDTVEGAWAHRAVDREEGRAPLPDDEEPFKVARSLSLSSPNLGIVAKADLVEAGADGKVVPVDHKKGRAPDLAEGAWEPERVQLCAVGLLLQEAGYDCDHGMLYFAASRRRVRIDFDEDLIQLTTSRLHQLREVAAEGTPPPPLVDSPKCPRCSLVGLCLPDETNVLAERTNRTARRLMPGADDARPLHVTEQGTWVTKSKGRVVISKDRERLASVRLIDVSQLCVHGSVQVSTQLLRELMAEDVPVCFFSYGGWFSGMAHGLPSKHVELRRQQVIVAAQGGLAIARRVIEGKIRNSRTLVRRNARPKPDTTIGSLKVLADQAAEAASVETLLGIEGAAARLYFEAFPTMLKSSGDLPGGLFDFAQRNRRPPRDAINCLLSYGYSLLTKELTVTTLAVGFDPYLGFYHRPRYGRPALALDLAEEFRPLVVESMVLTLVNNGELGPSDFVVRAGGVSLTREGRRTVTRAFERRLDTEVTHPIFKYRITYRRVLEVQARLLGALLLGEIDEYVAFVTR
- the cas3u gene encoding type I-U CRISPR-associated helicase/endonuclease Cas3, yielding MSAQALVSLDARDFPSFFEELWDYQPFPWQRDLVAEASARNALPSLLDLPTGTGKTSIIDIAIFLLALDATAEPSNRWMPRRVVTVVDRRVIVDQVVERAERIAKKLHHASTDPHAGVLANVAHRLRRLAGTDPDDGSPGDTPTMIEPPLLVAPLRGGTTRDESWMRRPDVPAIVSSTIDQAGSRLLFRGYGISRSMRPVHAGLLGNDALWILDEVHLARPFAQTLGAIRSLRQWRTGGGDLPNRWGVIEMSATPTDRSLDDGGLSSPGDVVDDSWRFPGDDLVTTGVPTLSRRLAASKPARLVDVSVPANPAKADERFARHCARAAEEQIEAGIRTLAVIVNRVDTARRVNLALRDSGATVVLLTGRMRPLERDRILHQYRDRLRTGRQRDAHDESLVVVSTQAIEAGADLDFDSIITEAASLDSLRQRFGRVDRDGQVASAGPPPMSVILARSSDLKPGTEDPIYGDALRETWRWLEALPELDFGHGLLPDPDPETLTALVPPAGRAPRLLPTHLDQLAQTSHPIQADPDVSRWLHGERPAQADVHLVWRSDLDEEFIVRMSHLAEESEERTEMIERLTACPPSPLEMLPVPINAARKWLNGQAPTPINDVEGSDDDTPSDSETRPRPWISWTSGTPAPIARGPSTGRDRDDQDRAAVLRPGGVIVVPSHYGGITAGTWDPAGTEPVSDLATGAHLKQGRRVILRLHPGMMTSPHGEALFCDHELPTEDDCQEMSRRELRNAALEVVEAIDASRAGEDDRRAREMLIKAPRSSVSVLRPLAGGFGADASHRRSIILSAQLPESEETSILSGPTSNTDPEMEASSFTGAGVGLQEHLQGVGNWSRYLAEGLGLEGSYSELLELAGRLHDLGKADTRFQVLLHHGDEVAAAGAPLLAKSKNSPATTARRGATDRSGYPKGARHELTSLALGEVPIEASARPDLVAHLVASHHGWCRPFAPPSVDPSPVDIDVEMDDIQMTARSDHGLDHAGAGAPDRFADLNREYGWFHLAWLEAILRLGDHRRSEFETRSMTNDRSSAHG